Genomic window (Enoplosus armatus isolate fEnoArm2 chromosome 22, fEnoArm2.hap1, whole genome shotgun sequence):
ttttcaattcaattcaattcaattcaattcaattttatttatatagcgccaaatcacaacaaagtcatctcatgacactttacaaaatagagcaggtctagaccgactctttataatgttattacagagacccaacagttcccaccatgagcaagcactttggcgacagtggcaaggaaaaacttccttttaagaggcagaaaccttgagcagaaccagactctaggtgggcggtcatctgctttgaccggttgggttttagggagagagagagagatccacaTTTATGATTATAACACCAAGATAGCAACATTATCTCAAAGATCACCCTATATAGCACATTTCTATATTTACAGAACCAAATGTAATGTAACTACCTTTTTACAGGTAACAGCTCGACACTTCATCTCTCTGATgcccttcatcttctcctccatctgctcCTTCTTCACCAGAGCTTCAAAGTAGCGCTCCTGCAACTGGTACTccgcctgagagagagagagagagagaggagatttagaaagaaatgtctttaaTTCAGACACACGAGGGAGAAATCAGGTCTACGTGCAACACCTGTacatcaaaaccaaaacaaaaaaacacagaatgctAATAGATGCACGCTGTAAAGGGCCACTTGTCATACCGCCTGTAGCACAACCCCGTGGCGGGATTTGGCGTTGAGGATCTTTTGAAACTCCTCTGACTGGATGTAGAGGAGCTGATCTCGCTTCTTCTTCTCAGCCGGTTCCTCCTCCTGGTTACTGGACAGTTCACCTGCACAGCGAGTAAAAGGACAGGTTATAACAAGCAACAATAAAGTCATTTTATATACTTAATTTACATTTCTTCACATTCATTAGTGTGACAACAAAAAGTGGATTAAAAAGCAGACAATTAGAGAGGTAAACTAAATGGTCTGCAAAAAGAGAACAATGTTGTATTAAAACAATACCAAATAGATTATTTGTATAGTGGTGagttgtacaaaaaaaagatttaaaaaagaatatcaGAATGACAGTATGAACGATATCTAAatatataaagtgtgtgtgtgtgtgtgtacctttggGTGACGTGAGATTCTTCTCCACTCGGGCGTTGATTTCAGTGTCGttactcctcttcctcttcacagcATTGGGGTCTTCCTTTTCAAGCCCCGCCCCTTTGGCTCTCAGCTTCTTCAGAGCAGCCAGCTTGGCGGCTGATAGGCTGAGAGCGCTAGGGGCGGGCGCCGGCGGCGGGCTGTTCTCAAAGAAGAGGATGTCTTCGCCCTCAGAGAAGCCTCGACCCAGCGTGGGGGTGTGGGGAGCCATGGGGCTTTGGGTGGCCTTGGGGACCTCAGAGGCTGCTTTTGGGGACATCAGACCACCCCGGCCCAATGAGGACGACGGCGACCCTGGTCCGGCCCCAGCTGAGCTCTGCAGCACCCTCTTCTGGATTTCGTCCGCCCTCCGCCGGCGGCTCTGCAGAAACTCCcgctgcttctttttctgctgcttcagcagGTCTGAGGCTGAGATGGACTGAACTGGAGCTCCAGCTGCGTCTTTGGAGACTGAGGATAAATAACAGGTTAACAAAGGTGCAACGTAAACACCAAGCTACTATACTGGTGTCATGTGGTAAATATTGATATCTTGTAAAGGAGCAGTCAAAGGCACAGAGATATCTCCAGGTGGCGTACCTGATTGGCTGCCCTGTGTTAAGTGCTTCTTCAGCTGCAGAGCTCCGGGTGTTGGCACCGACAACAGGCTCTTAAATTCATTTGAACAACCTGAAACTTCACCGGACTGCACggctaaaaaaaaccccaaaacagacaaacaagaagaaaaaatgggtttccttttttacttttacagccGTTCATTCGATGTTCTCTCCCTTCACAGCATACACTCTTGATATATAACTGTGATAGAGGATATGAGGGGAGTTTCTTTTCCTTGTAGTACATTTAAGCTCAGTATAAAATACTACAGGACATATAACAGGTGTACAAAGTATAAAGGGATTGATCGACCCAGTTTATCAGGCCAACAAATATGCCAATAATATGTCAGCAGGGTTTAGTCAAAACGGACAGTCTTGAGGTTTGAGCGTACGAGCGAGTCCTTACCCAGCCTCTTGGCCCGGTCGACGTGCTGAGCCGAGCCTTTCACAAACAGCTTGTCCAGAGTCTTCTGGGtgggtttgtttggtttggacGCCGTTCTGCAAAACACACGGACCCGTTACTGAAAACGTCAGGCGGCTCGAACTCTGCCTGCTCCCACACAGTGATCCTGGCTTAGTAAGTCGCAGTTCGCCTGCGCAAATtgacttcaacacacacacagtgaaagtgCAAATATAATTGCAGTCAGAATCCAAACTGGACAGGGCTGGGACCTCAGTATGTGTTATTGTCTGCTGTCTTTAGGATGCAATCAGTAGGAGTTGACTGCGCAACTCCTTAGATTGCACACGTAGGGGCTTTCATTATTACTgcattacttattattattatatgaaacGACGACTTGCAACATCACTCACAGTGACGAGGCGCAGGCAGCTGAGGACACGCCGCCGTAGTAGAAGCCGTCCTGACACAGCCGATCTCTCAGGCTGCCGCCCTTCACCTTCACCTTGTTGGGAGCTTTTCCGGAAAACGACGACTGTAGCTCGGCCCTCTTCGAGCTCATCTTCTTATACTGGGCCTTGACATGATACTGACAAAACTGGCACTCGTACTGTAAAGCACACATAAACAAGGGGGCTGTAAGACACCAAgtcatactgacacacacacacacacacacacacacacacacacacacacacacacacacacacacacacacacacacacacacacacacacacagcaggagaagaTGGACCCACCATGTTGACGATCTGGGAGCAGGGGTCTCCGTTATTCTTCATGGCCTTGCAGGTGCTGTAGTCCTGAGCTTCACCCATCAGCAACACCTTCTGTGGGTGATCGACCGTCAGGCTCACCTGACATGTGTTCAACACAAGCTTTTAGTTTCTGGAAGGGGAATCAGCTTACAGTAGTAACAAGTGATGCTCAaagtatgaaaaatgtatacaagagttcctttcttttgttgccTTGTCTCTTTTATTTAGTCAAATGTCTTTTCATTATGACTGGAACTCATTTTATACttcttattatttttgtctTATAGATTTGTTAAcccattattttttttgttttcaacctTGTAGcccaaccgacgctgactccAGTGACATCACATGAGGACACGTATTTattggagttcccctttaagagaCAAAAAGTCCAGCTTGATTTAGTTCAACACACTCGAGGCTGTGTAATGTGACTGGGACTGCATGAATCCTCGTTGCTTCTTTCTTTTGAGATTAGAGGCTGTGAACTCAGACTGCCCCAAGTGGGTggtaagtgtgtgagtgtgagtacgagtgtgtgtgtgtgtgtgtgtgtgtgtgtgtgtgtgtgtgtgtgtgttgtgcagttgGGAACAGCTTTGGCTTCCCTCGCCACATTCCTCTCTTAAACATCTCAGTTTGTCATGCGATGCTGACACTGGCAACCTTACTGGCTGTTTTCACCAACACCACCGGTCTTTAACTGGCTGACGCTTTAGTTGCCAAACCAgtcacagacaaaaaagaattatcataaaacagattcagtaaaacataaataaaacaaggatATCACTTTACCACGAGGGAGAAGCTGTTCATTTTCAAGGGTAACAAGCAAAGAGTGACACGCAATGTCCTTCTGACCCAGTTTTCTGTCACCTGGTTTGGACCTTTAGACCTCTCTGCTCTTCTAACATCTGTGCATAGGCCATCGTTTTTGTAAAACCAGCGGAGATATTGCATGTAAGAATTAAATCTGCCATGTCTTTAAGAAActttaaagcagaaatgaaaatgaccagCTACACTTCGATTATACTTAAATCACTGCAAAATTAATCTCTCCTAGATGTGTTATTTCAACTTAATCCATTATTTAATGACCCTAATATAACGGCAACATTCTCACATTCATTTGCAAATCAAATTCAAGCATCTTTTAATGGCGTTTAATTCAGATTCTGTCAGATAGCAATGACTGTGAATGTTAAGACCAAGAATACATCAGCTGCAGTACAGACTGTCCACTCACCCCGTCATATCCATCTTTCGGCTTCATGGGGTTTGGGTTGAGGATTCCGATGACGGTGCCCGGCTCCGTCTTCCAGTGCTCTTTATGGACTTCGCcgaacagcagcagagacacatacACTTCCAGGTTGTGGAGGTCATTCAGTTTCCAGATGCTGAAGGTTTTgccctgcagagaggaagcGCTCAGT
Coding sequences:
- the mcm10 gene encoding protein MCM10 homolog; amino-acid sequence: MDSEDDLDILTALLAESEGVGEEQGGREQADDLDGLFDDDNDEEEYKEGVEEEDVETEDAVSELFGDVDDIEPEEGDAKGKASGGEACESLDRSTEDLQEEMRRMQEQMQRLQQQLEASQKVTTPATTAGRSAGPKPVTPKPTPSRQSTSKLTQAKPATAAQKSKTQAAATSSSTPVGGESLKLQDSSDFLDQLSNADSFKRKPRVAHHPKPSTPPEDRGPLVEIKIGSSFQPLESSSKGVNHLRSPPPSQSRPAPAAPVGQPKPSSLPPLPKDVAIEKYSGLRLRKPRVSSSEMDRKMADRRLIRLSQVPERLTREKLEDSDWVTFAVLVSKVTPQSSSSGKTFSIWKLNDLHNLEVYVSLLLFGEVHKEHWKTEPGTVIGILNPNPMKPKDGYDGVSLTVDHPQKVLLMGEAQDYSTCKAMKNNGDPCSQIVNMYECQFCQYHVKAQYKKMSSKRAELQSSFSGKAPNKVKVKGGSLRDRLCQDGFYYGGVSSAACASSLTASKPNKPTQKTLDKLFVKGSAQHVDRAKRLAVQSGEVSGCSNEFKSLLSVPTPGALQLKKHLTQGSQSVSKDAAGAPVQSISASDLLKQQKKKQREFLQSRRRRADEIQKRVLQSSAGAGPGSPSSSLGRGGLMSPKAASEVPKATQSPMAPHTPTLGRGFSEGEDILFFENSPPPAPAPSALSLSAAKLAALKKLRAKGAGLEKEDPNAVKRKRSNDTEINARVEKNLTSPKGELSSNQEEEPAEKKKRDQLLYIQSEEFQKILNAKSRHGVVLQAAEYQLQERYFEALVKKEQMEEKMKGIREMKCRAVTCKKCSYTYFKPADRCVEQNHDLRWHDAMKRFFKCPCGQRAIALDRLPNKHCSNCGLFKWERDGMLKEKAGPKIGGELLQPRGEEHGKFLSSVK